Genomic window (Bacillus pumilus):
GGCTCAATTGACAACATTCATACACAGATCAATGAAATGACAGACGAACAGCAGAAAATGAATGACTCCATTCAAAGCATTGCTGCGATCTCAGAAGAATCTGCGGCTTCTGCTGAGGAAGTACATGCGTCTACAGATGAACAAGTTCAAGCATTAGAAAGAACGAAAACCTCGACTGAAATGCTCAACGAATCAAGTCAGGCATTACGTCAGGCGGTTGATCGGTTTAAACTGTAATCAAGCGGAAAGGAACCTTGCGACGTGAGCAAGGTTCTTTTTGTATGATAAAATAAGAGCAGTGGAGGTGTTGACATGAATGTCAATCTATCTGGAAAAAAGCCTTGGTCGCTGCAAGCAGTCAAGGTATTGGAAAAGCCATTGCCTTTGCCCTAGCAAAAGAGGGAGCAGATGTGATGCTTTCAGGAAGGCATGAACACACGCTGGAAGAAACGGTTAAAGAATTATCGCCGCTTGTAAAAGGGAAGCTGACTTATCAAGTATGTGATGTGTCTGACGAAGAGCAAATCAAGGCGCTGGTTCAAGCGGCAGCTGGTGACGAGAAGTGCCTAGACATTCTTGTGAACAATACAGGTGGGCCTAAAACAGGGACGCTTGAATCCTTAACAGATGAAGACTGGTTGGAATCATTTCAGCTTCATTTACTCAGCTACATTCGATTATTAAAAGAGGCATTGCCTTATTTGAAAAAACACGGCGCACGTGTGTTAAACATTGCGTCTATGTCAGTGAAAGAACCGATCCCGGGCTTGATGCTGTCAAATACATTTAGACCAGCCATTGCCGGCTGGACAAAAACAGTCGCTCAGGAGCTTGCAAAGGATGGTATTTTAATCAATACCTTAGCTCCAGGGAAAATTGAAACAGAGCGCGTCAAACAGCTGGATAAGCACCGCGCACAGGCAGAGAAACAAACGGCTCAAGAAATCAAAGCACAGGCTGAACGTGCGATTCCGCTTGGGCGTTACGGACAGCCAGAGGAATTTGCGACATATGCAGCTTTTCTTTTATCTGAAGCCAATACATATATGACAGGTCAAACACTCATCATTGATGGTGGATTGACAAAGTCTCTTTAAGGAGGAACAAATGATGACACAAATCAAAACAGTTGGTTTTATTGGGATTGGTGTAATGGGTCATAGTATGGCAGGACATTTAATGGATGCCGGATATGAAGTTCTCGTTTATACAAGAACGAAAGAGAAAGCAGATGCACTCATTCAAAAAGGCGCATCATGGAAGCCGGCAGTGAAAGACATTGCAGAACATGCCGATGCTGTTATTACAATGGTAGGTTATCCATCAGATGTAGAAGAAGTTTATTTAGGTGAAGAAGGGCTTGTGGCTCATGCTACTCCTGGTACTTATCTCATTGATATGACCACATCGAAGCCTCAGCTGGCAAAAGAAATTGAAATGAAAGCGAAAGAAAAAGGGTTGTTTGCATTAGATGCACCAGTATCTGGCGGCGATGTAGGAGCAAAAAATGGAACGCTTGCCATTATGATTGGCGGTGAAAAATCAGCGTATGAAGCGTGTCTGCCTCTATTTGAGCAAATGGGCGAAAACATTCAATATCAAGGGCCTGCAGGAAGCGGCCAGCATACCAAAATGTGTAACCAAATTGCGATCGCAGCAGGTATGGTAGGTGTTGCAGAGGCCATGGCTTATGCCGAAAAATCAGGACTTGATCCAGAGCACGTGCTCAAAAGCATTACAACAGGCGCGGCAGGAAGCTGGTCCTTGTCAAACCTTGCACCAAGAATGCTGAAAGGCGATTTTGAGCCAGGGTTCTATGTGAAGCATTTTATCAAGGATATGGGCATTGCACTTGAGGAAGCAGAGCTCATGGGAGAAGAGATGCCAGGGCTCTCACTTGCGAAGTCACTTTATGAGAAGCTGAGTGAACAGGGAGAAGAAAACAGCGGCACACAAAGTATATATAAATTATGGGTGAAATAAAAAAAGCCTGTCCTACTTAGGGACAGGCTTTCAGCGTGTAGACAAACCCTCGCATTCGTTGTCAGTCCTGCGCGCCGGTGCTCACGAATGTCAAATTCGCTCCGCGCCGGTGCTCGTCCTTCCTAGGGCTGCAAAGGTTTTCTATCACGCTGAAAAGAAGACAAAGGGCTAAAATAAACATCATTTTAGCCCTTTGTCAACAATCTAAAGCCTGTCCTATTTAAGGACAGGCTTTTTAAATAACTTATTTTCCGATGAATTGCTGCGTCCAGTAGTTACCAGATTTCACATAACCAACACCGATATGTGTATAGTTTTTGTTTAAGATGTTTGCTCTGTGGCCTTCACTGTTCATCCAAGCAGTTACCACTTCTTGAGGAGATCTTTGACCTTGGGCAATGTTTTCACCTGCTGTTTTGTAAGTGATCCCGAATTGCTTCATTTGATCAAATGGAGATCCGTAAGTTGGGCTTGTATGAGAGAAATAGTTTTTATCTTTCATATCTTGAGATTTTGCACGAGCAGATTTGCTTAGTTTAGAATCAACAGATAGTGCTTTTAATCCTTGCTTTGCACGCTCTTTGTTTGTAAGCTCAACGACTTCTTTTTCAAATGCATTCAAGCTGCTGTCTGCTTTTGTTGCTGCTGTGTCTTTTTGGTCAGCTTTTGTGTTGTTATTGTTGCTTGTGTTTTGTTTTGCTGGTGTACTTGGTTTAGAAGCAGTAGGTTTTTTCACTGATTCTTGTTTTTGTTCATTTTTTGCTTTGTTTACTTCTTTCACCACTTTTGTGCCAGTAACAGGTTGACCGCTTTTGATCAGCTTGTTTAATAGAGCTTCGATCTCTTTTTGATTTGCCTTGCTTAGCTTGTTTACATCTGAAGAGATATGTAATTTTGCAGCTAATGTATGAAGGTCAATGGTTTGATGCTGTACATGTATCACTTGTTTCAGGTTAAGCTCCTTCGCATCAGCCGAATGTCCTCCAGTGAACGTGATGAGTGCAGCAGCTGTTAGCGCTGAAAAAAAGAATGATTTCTTCTTCATATTGTAACTCCTCCTAAAATCTTTGTTTTGTTTTCTCACAGAAAATCATAACATGGACTTTTTGTTATAAACGTACCAGCATCCTCCATTGACAATGCCTGTTTGTCATTTTTGTTAAAGTCACAAAAAAACCCGCCTCATATCAAAGGATAGGGAATTCTTCCATTTAATGAAAACGACATAAACATACCAATATTTTAAAGTGTTAGTATATTTTTTTTTAGAATAGGGATTGACAGCTTTTTTTCACTTGTTTCGCTGTAACAACTATTACGAAAGTGTTACAATAATGAATGATAATTGTAAAAGATTGAAAGAATGAGAGGAGCTACATAAGTGGGAGAGAAACAGCATCAAGGTGGTGCCGAGCAGAAAAAAATCAAGCGCCGGAACGCCTGGAGGATTAATCTCTTTTTCTTCGCTGTCTTTAGTTTATTTGCTGGACTTGTGATCAAGCTTGGTGTGCTGCAAATCGTCAATGGTGAGGATTATAAAAAGCAAGCGAACCGAACAGAGGTCAAAACAGCATCATACCCGTCCCCAAGAGGAAAAATGTATGACGCGCGAGGAAGAGTCGTCGTTGATAATGAAAGTGTGCCTGCCATCGTTTATACATCAGAAAGCGGTGTGAAAGCGAAGGATAAGATTAAGGTAGCGAGAAAACTTGCGACTTATATAAAAATGGATACTGATTTTTTAAGAGAGCGTGACATTCGTGATTTTTGGCTGGCAAGCCATCCGAAAGAAGCGGATAAGCTCATTTCAAAAGCAGAGCAAAAGAATCTTAAAGCAAAGGATGTCTACCCGCTTCAAGTAGAGCGCGTGCCTAAGGAAGAGGTCAAGGCGATCGAAAATGATGCCACCGAAAAAGCAGTTGCAGCGATTTATCGAAGGTTTACAGGCGGATATGCTTTTGAGCCTCAAATCGTGAAAGCAATGGACCCGAACGAAGAGAAAAAAGGGGACGAAAAAGTGGCTTTGCTTGATGAAACAAAAGAATCCAAGCAGACGTCATCGGTGAGCTTGACCTATGAAGAGATTTCACTTGTGTCAGAGCATCTTGATGAACTGCCGGGTGTGAATGTCATCAATGATTGGACAAGAAAATATCCGTATGAAAAAACCCTTTATAATGTACTTGGCGGTGTGACTACACCAGAGCAAGGCATCATAAAAGAGCGTGAAGATTACTATATGGCAAGAGGCTACTCACGTAATGACCGGGTAGGGAAGAGCTATTTAGAATATCAATACGAGGATTTTCTGAACCCGGAGAAAGCGACCGTTCAATATACTCAGGTTGGTGGGAAGCTGCTTGATGAAATCAAGCGGACAGAGGGACGAAGAGGACTTGATCTTGCACTGACATTTGATATGGAGCTGCAAAAGGAAGTCGACAAGATCGTCGAATCAGAGCTTAGATCCGCTAGTGCGAGAAACTATATGATGGACCGCGCATTTGTCGTGATGATGGACCCTCACACTGGGGATGTTCTCGCGATGTCTGGCAAGAAAATGGACGGTAGAGACGTCACTGATTATGCCATTGGAACATTTACGACCCAGTATGAAATGGGCTCTGTTGTCAAAGGAGCCACAGTACTTGGCGGTTATCAGGACGGGATGTCGCACAACCAATCCTATATGGATACACCCCTCTTTTTTGCAGGAAGTGGTGGAAAGGCAAAACAGTCTTACAAAGTTCTTGGCTGGGTCAATGACCTTCAGGCTCTCCAAAAAAGTTCAAACGTCTACATGTTCCAAGTAGCGATGAGAATGGCGGGCATCACCTATCAAAAGGATGGTCCGTTACCTGCAAGACCAGAGCATCTACAAAAAATGAGAAATTACTATGCGCAATTCGGCCTTGGTGTGAAAACAGGGATCGATCTGCCGCAGGAATCAAGCGGGATGCAGACACATCCTAAGACGGTCGGCGGACTTTTGCTCGATGAAGCAATTGGTCAGTATGATACGTATACACCGCTTCAAGTGGCCCAGTACATGTCAACGATCGCCAATGGAGGAAATCGGGTTCAACCAAGAGTGGTGAAAAGCGTTCACCTTCCAACAAAGAAGGATGAAGTAGGCCCAGTCGTGAAAAAATATGAGCCGAAGGTATTGAACACGATTAACAACTCGAAAGCAGATATTGACCGCGTCAAAATGGGACTGAAAATGGTCACATCAACAGGTGGAACTGCTGCTGGCCGTTTTGGTCAGCATGATGTCGCAGGAAAAACAGGCACAGCCCAAACCTTTTACTATGGTGCCAACCGCAGCTGGTGGGGGAATGCCACGTACAATTTAACCTTTGGAGGATATTATCCTTCTTCCAATCCGAAGGTGGCTTTTAGTGTCGTGACGCCTTACGTCTCAGATAAAGATTCTGTCATTAAAACCATTCCAAGTAAAATTATTGATAAGTACGTTGAATTACAAAAGAAATATGAAAAGCAGTAAACAGCAGAGAGCACAGCAAGAGAATGTGCTCTTTTTTGCTGAAAATATGGACGTTTCCCTCGATGACGGAAGGAAAATACGGGTTTTCTAGCGAATCTTTTTTATACATCAATCTAAGGACAACCCTAAAAAATGAAAAGGAGGGTCGGACGACGATGGAACAAAAAATGAAAGATTCGAATCAGCTTTATTCGAATATCGATTTACATGCCGTTCTTTCTTCTAATGGCCGCTTTCTCTACATTTCTTCTAACTGTAAGCAGCTTTTGCTCTATGAACAAAAGGATTTACTAGGGTGTTTTTTGAAAGACTTTGTTCATACCGAAGATCAATTTCTCGTCGAAAGTTATTTCTACAATCAGCACATGCTGGAGATTTGCCACTTTAGACTGATTAGAAGTGATCTGACAGCTGTATGGATTGAAGCTAGTATTGATTTTATCGCTTGTGATGAGTTAGACAGTGATTTAAGTAGAGAAATGATCCTAAAAATGAGGGTGCTGGATGCTGAACCGCAAAAAGCAGCATTTCAAACAACAGCAGAAGTGTCAGAACAGTCGTTAGGCAGTCTGCCGGTTTTCCAACATGTCAGTGAAGCTGAAAAATTGATTGCCATGCTGCCAAATCCGTTATGTATTACGATTTTAGGGGAAATTGTGTATGCGAATGATGCGATGCTGCAATTAATGGGGGTATGTACAAGAGATGACATGATCGGCAAATCTGCATTTGACTTTATCGCAGAGGAGTACCATGACATTGTGAGAAGCCGAATTACGAGGCTGCAAGAAGGTCTCCCAGTCGGGATGATTGAACAGATATGGAAGCGGAAAGATGGGAGCAGTATTCATATCGAAGTGAAGTCATCACCTACAATTTATCAAAATCAGCGTGCAGAGCTTTTGCTGTTAGTAGATATCTCATCCCGTAAGAAATTCCAAACCGTTCTGCAAAAAAGCCGAGAACGGTATCAGCTGCTCATCCAAAACTCCATTGATACGATTGCGGTCATTCACGATCACAAATGGGTGTTTATGAATGAATCAGGCATCAAACTATTTGAAGCCGAGCATTACGATAAATTAATAGGAAAAGATATTTTCCATCAAATCCATTCCTGTGACCAGCCAAAAGTGAAAAAGAGCATATCACGTATTATTGAAAGAGTATCAGATTCTGAGATTGTTACAATGAGCTGTCATACGTTTAAACACAAGCTGATTTATACAGAAATGGTGTGTATCCCAACTACATTTTTTGGAGAAACAGCCGTTCAAATTATTTTAAGAGATATATCCGAACGTAAGCAAACAGAAGAGCTCATGCTTCGCTCTGAAAAATTATCGATCGCAGGACAATTGGCGGCTGGCATTGCACATGAGATCAGGAACCCATTGACCGCCATCAAAGGTTTTTTGCAGCTCATTAAACCGAAAACAAAAGATCGCGATCAATATTTCGACATTGTTTTCTCTGAGCTGAGCCGGATAGAGATTATTTTAAGTGAGCTGCTTATGCTGGCAAAGCCGCAGCAAACGGCATCGATGCAGACACTTGATTTGAAAAAAATCATCAGTGAAGTCACGGCTTTATTAGAAACACAAGCAAACTTAAATGGCATTTTAATGAACACAACTGAGATAGAAGACGGTCTCCTTATGAATGGGGATCAAAATCAGCTCAAGCAGGTGTTTATCAATTTAATTAAAAATGCTGTAGAATCCATGCCGGATGGAGGTAAGGTCGACATTACGGCCAAAGCAGAACGAGATGGGATTCTTGTCACCATTCGTGATGAAGGGATCGGCATTCCTGAATCGGTCATGAAGCGAATAGGAGAGCCCTTTTTAACCACAAAGGAAAAAGGCACCGGCCTTGGTCTCATGGTGACATTTAATATTTTAGAAAATCATAATGGGACAATCCGTGTGGATAGTCATCCTGAAAAGGGTACCGTATTTCACATCATGTTTCCTGCAAAATAAAAACAACGGCAAGAGAGCCGTTGTTTCAGTCAGTTAAATGTATTGTACGTTTTTCAATGACAAATTGTTCTAGGCGGTCAAGTCCTTCTTTTAGTGTTTCGAGTGAATAAGCATAGGACAGACGCACATACCCCTCGCCAAGTGGAGAGAAAGCAGAACCCGGAACGACAGCAAGTCTTGTACGTTCTAACAGCTCCATGCAAAAATCAAAGGAACTCATCCCGAACGATTCAATGGAAGGGAAAATATAAAAAGCGCCAGAAGGTTTAATGACCGGAAGCCCCATAGAAATGAGCCGATCATATACATAATCGAGTCTCTTCTTATATTGCTCTCTCATAATCAGTGCATCATCCACACCATTTGTCACAGCTTCAAGTGCCGCCTTTTGTGACACAGCCGAGGCACAAGACACGTTATATTGATGTACTTTTAATACATGTTTAGCAATTGGAGCTGAAGCAAATAAAAAGCCAATTCTCCAACCGGTCATGCTATGAGATTTAGACAGTCCGTTGATCACAATGGTCTGTTCTTTTAAGAAAGAAGCAATGGAATGATGCGGCCGATCAAATGTCAGCTCGCTGTAAATTTCGTCAGATAAAATAAAGATGTCTTTTCCTTCAAGAAGCTGAGCAATCTCTTTCAATTCTTCCTCTGAAAGTGTGACACCAGTTGGATTCGAAGGATAAGGAAGCACCACACACTTTGTCTTTTCCGTTAATGCATCCTCAATCAGCTTGGCATTTAATTTAAAGCCAGCATTCGTTGTATCAATATGAACGGGAGTCCCGCCGCACATTCGAATGATCGGTTCATAGCCGGGGTATACAGGTCCAGGTAAAATGACCTCGTCACCTTCAGTCAAAATGGTTCGAAACGCAGCATCAATCGCCTGACTTGCTCCTGTCGTGACGATGATTTCTGACTCTGCATCATAATCAAGATTGACTTTCTTCTTGATGTATTGCTTTATTGCTTGTCTTAGCTCTAGGAAACCAGCATTATGAGTGTACGAAGTGAAATTCTCGTCAATGGCTGCTTTGGCGGCTGTTTTGACATGATGCGGCGTATAAAAATCGGGCTGGCCTATCGTCAATGAAACGACATCCTCATATGACGATACGAGATTTGAAAATGTTCGAATGCCTGAAATTTCAATATCCTTTACTCTTGGATTCAGCAAATGCTCCATTTCTCATCACCTTAAAAATTTATGTTTTTATCCTATTTTACCATTCACTGCATAAATGTCACCTGCGAAAGGCATTGGATATCATTATATGTAGTCTATTCTCCTATTCATCACAGCATGAGTGATATATTGAAGAAAGAGCAACATTTATTATAGCGTAACCTTACGAGAAAATACAGGCTGCGTTGAACATGATTAGAAAACGTCAAAACTGCGTAAACTGAAAGAACGTGAGAATTAGGTATGGGAATTGCTTTCATAGACATACGATCTCCTATAGGAGGACGATAGATGGAACAATCAGCAAAGACATCGAAAATAGCATTTCTATCCGTCATGAGCAACACATTTGTTGTCATTTTAAAAATCATTGTGGGGCTGTTAACTGGATCTGTTGCGGTGTTATCAGAAGCCATTCATTCCTTTCTCGATTTAATGGCATCTTTTATTGCATTTATCTCTGTTCGTATTTCAAGAAAGCCAGCAGATTCTAAGCATCCTTATGGGCATGGAAAAGTCGAGAATATTTCTGGAACGATTGAGACGCTGTTGATTTTTGTTGCTGGCATTTGGATCATATACGAATGCGTTCACAAATTAATGCATCCAGAGCCAGTCAAGCTACCTGTACTTGGTATTGTGGTGATGCTGATAGGCGCGCTCATCAATTTTGTCGTGTCGAGGGCTGTGAACAAAGAGGCGGAAAGGGTCCATTCTGTCGCCATGAAATCGAATGCGCTGCACCTGTTAACAGATGTGTATACGTCATTAGGGGTGGCAGTCAGTTTATTGCTTGTCGCATTAACTGACTGGTATTTCCTAGATCCGATCATTGGAATGATACTTGCTCTTTTTATTATGCGTGAAGCATTTAAACTCATGAAAGAAGCCTTTCCGCCGCTTGTAGATGCCCGGCTCACACCTAGCGAAGAACAATCGATAGAAGCGATCATTCAAGGATTCAGCCAAGAGTTCATCGAATATCATGATTTTCGAACAAGGCGATCTGGTGCAGAGGAATATATTGATTTCCATTTGATTGTAGATGGAAAAACAACGATTGAAGATGTTCATCAATTATGTGATCGAATTGAAGAAAAGATCCAGCAAGAATTTCCTCATGGACAAATCTTTATTCATGTAGAACCTGAAAGTGAAAGAAGCACGCAAACGTAAAAAAGGCGATCAACCCATTAGGGTGTATCGCCTTTTTTTACGCTTCATCTATGAAATGAAATCAATATCCATAAGCAGTATCGTAATCTTCATACCAAGACATATACGCTTCGTCATTATCTGACAAACCATGCTTCATGTCTAAAAAATCAGCTTCGCAAATATCTTCAATTACAGTCATTTCGTTGTTCTTTAATAGTACGACAGTTCCCATCATGAACACCTTTCTTTAAAAAATCCTTGACTATTGTACCATGTGAAGAGCGGTTGTCAACAGCAGAATGGAAACAAGACGAAAATATCACAAAATGTTAAAAAATCAGAAGGTAAAAGGACTAGAAGTGCCATGATTTTCACAAATTTTCAGTATTTATTCACATAAATCATTGAGGACAAACTGATCTAAAATATATGTAAAAGTGTAAAGCTCCATTGATCTTGCGATATTCATAAGATATAATAACGAATGATTATAAGAAATTTATAGAAAACATACATAATAAAGGAGAAATAGGATGGAAACAAACATAACAGAACCACACATTCAAGAAAAGAAGCATCCTGAGATAGCAGGCGTAGGCTATCGTTTTCTTGCACATCTTTTGGACGGTATCATCATCGGTGTACCATATTCTTTTATTATGTTTATTTTGGCAACAGTCTTTTTTGTCTCAAGTCCAGAGGCAGCATGGATGATGGATGAAGACAGCTATTACTATTCCACAACCGTTATGACAGATGAAGAATGGGCAGTTATTATGGGACTTATTTTCTTCTATATAGGAGCGATCTTGATCGGTATCGTGGTGACATGGCTTTATTACGCCATTATGGAATCATCTAAGCTGCAAGGAACACTTGGCAAGATGGCTCTTGGGATTAAAGTAACAAAAGTATCGGGCGAAAAAGTCACGTTCGGCCGTGCAACTGGCCGCTTTTTTGCTAAAGGCTTTTTGTCTCCGATCTTGTATATTGGTTACATCATTGCCTTTTTCACAGAAAAAAAACAAGCACTTCACGATTTAATTGCAAGTACCATTGTTGTGAAGAAATAACGAAAAAAGCACCTCTGCTTAATAGTAAGGGGTGCTTTTTTCATAGATTGCTTGTATGGAAGAGGGAAGCATGACATAAAATAGAAAGATAGTGAAAATTCAGACAGGGAAGGGAGACAAACGATTGAGAACAGGAAAAAAGACCATGCAGAAAAAAAGGGCAGGCTTCGGACTGTTTTTGACAGCGCCCGTTTTGGCTTGGGCATTGTATGATTTTGCAAATACGATATTTTCATCTAATATGATCACCATTTTCTTTCCGTTTTACTTGCAGGAAACGATCGGAGATAGTGCGAGAATGGATCAGATCGCCAGTACCTTTATTTCTTATGCAAACGCACTTGCCAGCTTTTTTCTTGTGATTTTTACACCATTATACGGAGTGCTAATTGATCGTACAGGAAGAAAAAAGCGCTACATCACAATATTTACGCTAATTTGTATAGCCTGTACGTTTTTGATGGGAATTTTTGCTGGCATTGATTTCTCGAGCGAATGGTTTGGGCTGCCTGTCTCTTTATTAGTCGTAGTCTCCTTGTTTGTCATAGCAAAATTTTTCTATCACTCGAGTTTGGTGTTT
Coding sequences:
- a CDS encoding SDR family oxidoreductase, giving the protein MVAASSQGIGKAIAFALAKEGADVMLSGRHEHTLEETVKELSPLVKGKLTYQVCDVSDEEQIKALVQAAAGDEKCLDILVNNTGGPKTGTLESLTDEDWLESFQLHLLSYIRLLKEALPYLKKHGARVLNIASMSVKEPIPGLMLSNTFRPAIAGWTKTVAQELAKDGILINTLAPGKIETERVKQLDKHRAQAEKQTAQEIKAQAERAIPLGRYGQPEEFATYAAFLLSEANTYMTGQTLIIDGGLTKSL
- a CDS encoding NAD(P)-dependent oxidoreductase encodes the protein MTQIKTVGFIGIGVMGHSMAGHLMDAGYEVLVYTRTKEKADALIQKGASWKPAVKDIAEHADAVITMVGYPSDVEEVYLGEEGLVAHATPGTYLIDMTTSKPQLAKEIEMKAKEKGLFALDAPVSGGDVGAKNGTLAIMIGGEKSAYEACLPLFEQMGENIQYQGPAGSGQHTKMCNQIAIAAGMVGVAEAMAYAEKSGLDPEHVLKSITTGAAGSWSLSNLAPRMLKGDFEPGFYVKHFIKDMGIALEEAELMGEEMPGLSLAKSLYEKLSEQGEENSGTQSIYKLWVK
- a CDS encoding CAP domain-containing protein, which translates into the protein MKKKSFFFSALTAAALITFTGGHSADAKELNLKQVIHVQHQTIDLHTLAAKLHISSDVNKLSKANQKEIEALLNKLIKSGQPVTGTKVVKEVNKAKNEQKQESVKKPTASKPSTPAKQNTSNNNNTKADQKDTAATKADSSLNAFEKEVVELTNKERAKQGLKALSVDSKLSKSARAKSQDMKDKNYFSHTSPTYGSPFDQMKQFGITYKTAGENIAQGQRSPQEVVTAWMNSEGHRANILNKNYTHIGVGYVKSGNYWTQQFIGK
- a CDS encoding peptidoglycan D,D-transpeptidase FtsI family protein — encoded protein: MGEKQHQGGAEQKKIKRRNAWRINLFFFAVFSLFAGLVIKLGVLQIVNGEDYKKQANRTEVKTASYPSPRGKMYDARGRVVVDNESVPAIVYTSESGVKAKDKIKVARKLATYIKMDTDFLRERDIRDFWLASHPKEADKLISKAEQKNLKAKDVYPLQVERVPKEEVKAIENDATEKAVAAIYRRFTGGYAFEPQIVKAMDPNEEKKGDEKVALLDETKESKQTSSVSLTYEEISLVSEHLDELPGVNVINDWTRKYPYEKTLYNVLGGVTTPEQGIIKEREDYYMARGYSRNDRVGKSYLEYQYEDFLNPEKATVQYTQVGGKLLDEIKRTEGRRGLDLALTFDMELQKEVDKIVESELRSASARNYMMDRAFVVMMDPHTGDVLAMSGKKMDGRDVTDYAIGTFTTQYEMGSVVKGATVLGGYQDGMSHNQSYMDTPLFFAGSGGKAKQSYKVLGWVNDLQALQKSSNVYMFQVAMRMAGITYQKDGPLPARPEHLQKMRNYYAQFGLGVKTGIDLPQESSGMQTHPKTVGGLLLDEAIGQYDTYTPLQVAQYMSTIANGGNRVQPRVVKSVHLPTKKDEVGPVVKKYEPKVLNTINNSKADIDRVKMGLKMVTSTGGTAAGRFGQHDVAGKTGTAQTFYYGANRSWWGNATYNLTFGGYYPSSNPKVAFSVVTPYVSDKDSVIKTIPSKIIDKYVELQKKYEKQ
- a CDS encoding PAS domain-containing sensor histidine kinase produces the protein MEQKMKDSNQLYSNIDLHAVLSSNGRFLYISSNCKQLLLYEQKDLLGCFLKDFVHTEDQFLVESYFYNQHMLEICHFRLIRSDLTAVWIEASIDFIACDELDSDLSREMILKMRVLDAEPQKAAFQTTAEVSEQSLGSLPVFQHVSEAEKLIAMLPNPLCITILGEIVYANDAMLQLMGVCTRDDMIGKSAFDFIAEEYHDIVRSRITRLQEGLPVGMIEQIWKRKDGSSIHIEVKSSPTIYQNQRAELLLLVDISSRKKFQTVLQKSRERYQLLIQNSIDTIAVIHDHKWVFMNESGIKLFEAEHYDKLIGKDIFHQIHSCDQPKVKKSISRIIERVSDSEIVTMSCHTFKHKLIYTEMVCIPTTFFGETAVQIILRDISERKQTEELMLRSEKLSIAGQLAAGIAHEIRNPLTAIKGFLQLIKPKTKDRDQYFDIVFSELSRIEIILSELLMLAKPQQTASMQTLDLKKIISEVTALLETQANLNGILMNTTEIEDGLLMNGDQNQLKQVFINLIKNAVESMPDGGKVDITAKAERDGILVTIRDEGIGIPESVMKRIGEPFLTTKEKGTGLGLMVTFNILENHNGTIRVDSHPEKGTVFHIMFPAK
- a CDS encoding aminotransferase A, with the protein product MEHLLNPRVKDIEISGIRTFSNLVSSYEDVVSLTIGQPDFYTPHHVKTAAKAAIDENFTSYTHNAGFLELRQAIKQYIKKKVNLDYDAESEIIVTTGASQAIDAAFRTILTEGDEVILPGPVYPGYEPIIRMCGGTPVHIDTTNAGFKLNAKLIEDALTEKTKCVVLPYPSNPTGVTLSEEELKEIAQLLEGKDIFILSDEIYSELTFDRPHHSIASFLKEQTIVINGLSKSHSMTGWRIGFLFASAPIAKHVLKVHQYNVSCASAVSQKAALEAVTNGVDDALIMREQYKKRLDYVYDRLISMGLPVIKPSGAFYIFPSIESFGMSSFDFCMELLERTRLAVVPGSAFSPLGEGYVRLSYAYSLETLKEGLDRLEQFVIEKRTIHLTD
- a CDS encoding cation diffusion facilitator family transporter translates to MEQSAKTSKIAFLSVMSNTFVVILKIIVGLLTGSVAVLSEAIHSFLDLMASFIAFISVRISRKPADSKHPYGHGKVENISGTIETLLIFVAGIWIIYECVHKLMHPEPVKLPVLGIVVMLIGALINFVVSRAVNKEAERVHSVAMKSNALHLLTDVYTSLGVAVSLLLVALTDWYFLDPIIGMILALFIMREAFKLMKEAFPPLVDARLTPSEEQSIEAIIQGFSQEFIEYHDFRTRRSGAEEYIDFHLIVDGKTTIEDVHQLCDRIEEKIQQEFPHGQIFIHVEPESERSTQT
- a CDS encoding RDD family protein gives rise to the protein METNITEPHIQEKKHPEIAGVGYRFLAHLLDGIIIGVPYSFIMFILATVFFVSSPEAAWMMDEDSYYYSTTVMTDEEWAVIMGLIFFYIGAILIGIVVTWLYYAIMESSKLQGTLGKMALGIKVTKVSGEKVTFGRATGRFFAKGFLSPILYIGYIIAFFTEKKQALHDLIASTIVVKK